In Caulobacter rhizosphaerae, the genomic stretch GCGCCCGGCGCCCGGCGCCCGGCGCCCAAGGGCCCGGCCCGGCGAGGCGGCATCCCCGCGAAAGCGACTATACAAACCAGCGAACCTGTTTGTAAGATCGTGCGCGACGCGGCCACGGCCGGGTCGCGCACGGGCGGGCCCCTGACCCGGCCGCATGGGGATGGCCAAGCGATGCAGACTTCGCGCACAAGCGCGCCGCCAGTTCTGGAACTGTCGGAACTGGGCAAGACCTACGGCCGCGGCGACAAGGCGCGCGAGGCGGTCAGGGATGTGTCGCTCGTGGTCAGAGCGGGCGAGGTCTACGGCTTTCTGGGACCCAACGGCGCGGGCAAGAGCACCACCATCCGCATGATCCTGGGGTTGATCCGGCCAACCCATGGGCAGGTCTCGCTGTTCGAGGGCCAGGGGGACGGCCGGCGGGCCCTGCAGCGTGTCGGGTCATTGATCGACGGCGGGGCCTTCTACCCGTTCCTGACGGGGCGGGAGAACCTGAAGACCCTGGCCCTGACCCGGGGACTGGCCAGCGCCCCGATCGAGGATCTCCTCGACCGGGTTGAACTGGGGGGCGACGCCGATCGTAAGGTCAAGGCCTACTCTCTGGGCATGCGTCAGCGCCTGGGCGTGGCGGCGGCGCTTCTCAACGATCCGGACCTGGTCATTCTCGACGAGCCCGCCAACGGCCTGGACGCCGCGGGCATCCAGGACATGCGCCGGCTGGTCCGCGCCCTGGCCGACGAAGGCAAGGCGGTGTTCCTGTCCAGCCACCTGCTCCACGAGGTCCAGCAGGTCTGCGACCGGGTGGCGATCATTCACAAAGGCCGACTGATGCAGGAAGGCGCGGTCGCGGAGATCCTGCGTGGCGAGCAGATCCTCAGGCTGGACGCGTATCCGCAGGCCGTTGCGCACCAGGTGCTCCAGGCGACCTGGCCGGTCCGCCCGGACGGCGGTGAGCTTGCCGTCAGCGCCGCGCCCGGCGACGCGCCCGCCATCGTGAGACGGCTGGTCCAGGCCAATGTCGACGTCCTTCGGATCACCCCGCAGGAAGCCAATCTGGAAGCGATCTTCCTGGAAATGACGAGGGACTCGGATGTTTAGCGCCGTGAAGGCCGAGACGCTTAAGCTCAGCCGTCATCCCGCCACCCTTTTCCTGGTCTGGATCTATCCGATCTTCGCGGCGCTGGCCGTGGGGACGCCGATCGTCGCGGCCTTGGTCAGCGGCGCCCATCCGCCCTCCCCTGCGATCGATGCGCGGCAGTGGGCGCATCAGACAGCCATGATGCTCGAAGCGCCCTACTCGGCCTTCGGTCGCATCCTGGTGGCTGGTTTCGTGGCGGTCGTCTTCGCCGGCGAATACGGTTGGAACACCTGGAAGCTGA encodes the following:
- a CDS encoding ABC transporter ATP-binding protein — encoded protein: MQTSRTSAPPVLELSELGKTYGRGDKAREAVRDVSLVVRAGEVYGFLGPNGAGKSTTIRMILGLIRPTHGQVSLFEGQGDGRRALQRVGSLIDGGAFYPFLTGRENLKTLALTRGLASAPIEDLLDRVELGGDADRKVKAYSLGMRQRLGVAAALLNDPDLVILDEPANGLDAAGIQDMRRLVRALADEGKAVFLSSHLLHEVQQVCDRVAIIHKGRLMQEGAVAEILRGEQILRLDAYPQAVAHQVLQATWPVRPDGGELAVSAAPGDAPAIVRRLVQANVDVLRITPQEANLEAIFLEMTRDSDV